The DNA window AATGCCAGGCAACTCAACGCTTTGCTGGACAACTCGATGCTGGCCGACCTCGATGTCATCAACCCAGACCAAGCTCGCGGAGCACTGGGTCGGAGCCTAGCCGGCGCGGCGGCACCGCTGGGTGCTCTCAGCGCGGTTGTCGCCGCTGAAGCCTGGCTACACAACCTCGACACGCTCGATCCCGCTGGATGGTGGGAACCTCGTATCCAAGAGGAGGGGACTCGATGAGCAAACTTCACCCGATGCCCGACGTCCACCAGGTCAGCACTGCTGATGGGACCGTGCTGCTGGCCGCCGACCGCGGTCACTTCTACGGCTTGAATCCGGCCGGCAGCGTGATCTGGACAGCCCTATGCGAGGGCAATACTGTCGACCAGGTGATCCGGGAGTTGGGTACGCGCTTTGATACCCCGCCCGACCGCATCCGCGGTGACGTGACAGATTTGGTTGCGCAACTGTGTGATCGCGGCCTGCTGGCAATCGGCTGACCGCTATGAGCAGTCCAATGGCATTAGAAGCCAGCGACCGAAGGCAGCTTCAGCGCCGCAGTGACCAACTCCTCGCGCCCCTTTGCCTCTCTCTGGCCTGCATGATCCTACAGCTACGTTTCGGCCGTGTCCTCGCACTCGCGCGCTGGACCAGCCGCCGGTGCCGCCGGCCTGCGACGGTTTCCGAGGCGGCCAGCATGACAGCCGCTGTCCGTTCTGCCGCGCGTCACCGGGCAGGGCGGGTGGCATGCCTGGAGTATTCACTGGCCACCGTCCTCCTCGCCGGTCTTCATCGCCAGTCGGTTCAGTGGTGCATCGGGGCACGGCTCATGCCCTACGGCTCACACGCCTGGATCGAACTCAACGGCTGCCCGGTCGGAGAACCCGAGCACCGCGACCGCCCCTACAACGTGCTAGTTCGTATATAGCCGGGCCAACATCTCGAAGGGACCACGATGCCCATCTACTCACCCACGCTGGCCGAGGCGCTGACCCTTGTCCATGAAGATACGTACGTGCGCCGTGAAGGCGGCGACCTAGTGGCGCAGAGCTCGTCACAGCAGATCATCGCTGACTTGATCGATCGTCTCGATCTTGAGGCTGGCATGAGGGTGCTGGAAATCGGGACTGGTTCCGGTTACTCCACCGCATTGCTCGCACACCTCGCCGAGGATACGGGCTGGGTCGTCAGCATCGATGTTGTCGCCGATCTTGTCGAGCGAGCTGGAAGGCTCCTGGCCGCCGATGGCTACTCAAACACCACGATTCTGCGTGCTGATGGTGCTCAGGGTGCCCCAGAGCACGGGCCGTTCGACCGCATCATCGTCTGGACTACCGCGCCTCATCTGCCCACCACGTGGACTACCCAAGTTGCCCCCGACGGTGTGATCGTCTCGCCGATCGCACTGGCGCCGGTCAGCAAGAGCGGTGTCGGCACTCGAACTCGCCTCAAAGGTGGCGCCACGCCATACGTCGATCAACTCTTTCCCGCTGGCTTTGTCGAGATGCACGGCCAAGAGCTAGACCAATGGCTCCTCCCACCATACGGCGTTGACGTGGTCAGCCGAGACGACTCTGGTCGCCCCTGTTGGCTGTCAGGCCCATGGCTGCGCAGCCCGGAGCATTATGTCCAGGGACAGCGTCTACTCCAGAGTCTCATCACCAACCGCGAATCAACTGCCGGTCCGCTGGGATCCGAGGAGTCCGCAACCGACTTCCGGGCCTGGCTACTCGCCACGAGGCCTGGCGGGCTCACGACCGCCGCCCTCGGCGAACCTCTCTGGCAATTGGGCTACGCCCATTCTGGTGGAGCAGCCCTGACCGACGTCCGAAGCGCCACGCAAACCGTTACCAACGGTGATACCGAGGCAGCCGCTGTGCTCGCTGGTTGGGCCGATACCTGGCGTCAACTGGGAAGCCCTGGCCTTGCCGACCTACGTACGCAACTCATCCCCTTTTACGACGGCTGGACGCTCGAAGCGACGCTGGATCGCCACGCGAGCAATCAAGGTTCATCGACGTAGGCACTGTAAGAGCCATGCCTGTTTATCTCGGGAGTCCTCACGCCGAAACAAGGCACCGTGTCGGCCGCTCCGATACATGATCGGGACTGTTCCGAAAGCCAGGCAGTTAGGTTCCGCACAATTTGACTCGTACGCGCAGGTTCGACGCCTGAACCAGGGTCAACTCGAATTTGAATAAGGACGGATGGATGAGCAACTGGGAGTTCGTCAAGGACAGGACAGCCACGCAGGGATCAGTGTGGAGGTCGTCTGATGGCCTTCTCTACAAACGGACCGGAGGCGAAGACCTACGGAGGGAGATCGAGTTCCAGCGGCTCGCCGCCGGGTTCGGTTTCCCCGTGGCGGAGATCGTCGACAGAGGCAGGGAGAACGGTCGCTACTTCGTCATCGAACGTTCCTTGGGCACCACCTCACTTCACGACAAGGCGCTCGCCGACGCCCAACGAGATGGCAGGATCAGCGACCACGTGATCGGATTGGCGGCCACCATATCCTCCCGTCTTCTGCGCGCTCAGGCTACCCACCCCCTTCCCGCGGCATCATGGTTCGAGAAGGCAGCCTTTGCGGCCGATGTATTCAGGGAGAACCCGGACCTCGATACCCCTCGAGTGCACGATGCCGTCAAACGGGCCCTCGACCGCACCGCGGCCCTTCCCACGGTCCACGGACACCTTGACTACGGGCTCCCGAACCTCCTCGTTAACGGCGTAATCGACTGGCAGCACCACGGCTCGATCCCCCTCGGATACGACGTGTATCCCGCTCTCGACATCGTGCGCTTCAAGGGAGGCGGCAAGGGGTACAGCGTCAGCCCCGCCCAACGCACGGCCTACATGAGCACCCTCGACGAGACGACCGCCGATCTGATCGGCCGGCCGGTGAGCGAGCATCTGGGCGACTTCATGTTCGTCAAGTGCTTCTTCTTCCTCGCCCTCATGCGACCCACCGATTCCACACGGCCGGACAAGCATGTCAAGTGGCAGTACCGCCGCGCCCTTTTCACGATGGGACTTGAGCAGTATGAGTCGTCCAACACTATCGACACCGATAGTTTCCCCACACTGGCGGAGTTTGCAGACGGGTACCGGTAGGCCGGTACCCGCTGTCCGTGACCGCGACTACCTAATGGATCACCACGGCGTCATTTTCAAGGTCATCGGAGACAGCCACCCGAGCAGTCACTACCTCGGCTACGTGAAGTACCACCCAGACGAGAACGGCGATCGGCGCCTGTTCGGCCGGACATACCGGCAAAACAGCGTGGTGTCGAAATCCTTTGGCATTCTCGCAGGCCGCCCCGAGTGCTACGTCTACTCCGACACGCTCGGCTGCGTCATCACGGGCCTCCCCCGCGACGACATCGCAGTCCACTACTCCTGCCGTCATGCGCTCGTAGCCATTCACGAGAATCCCGGAACTGTGGCTGAACGCCCCGCAGGCAAGGACCTGCTCGCGATCACCGATTGGATCGCCACGAACGACGTCCAAGGGCTGATCGGCGTCACCGGGTCCTTTCTGGTCGGCTGCTACAACGAGCGCTCCGACATCGACCTCGTCTGCTACGGCCCCGAGGGATACGAGGCCGCTCAGGAGCTTTTCAATCACGAGCAGCTGATCAGGCCCTACGACGGGGAAGACTTGACCCGCTTGTACATCCGGCGGGCCAAGTACATGGAGGGCAGTTCCTTCGACTCCCTCATCAAGCAGGAGCGTCGCAAGCTCCAGGGCCTGACCGCTAACGCGGGAGCACACATCAACTGCGAGCCCATCCGCGCCGACCGCGACAAGACATTCAGCAGGGTCTCCTCCAAGGAGATCGGCGAGGTCTCCCTACTGGCTGAGATCACCGACCATACGGAAGGCCTGACCACCCCGGCGGTCTACGAGATAAGTGTCAAGACCATCCTCAGTTCCACCGTCGATGAGCCAGACTCCTTCGCCCGCAGGATAACGCACATGCGCTCCTACCTCGGCGCATACACGGGCGCTTTCCGATCGGGGGACACCGTGCACTTGTCCGGCAAGCTCGTCCACACTCAGGACGGCGAACGCAGCGGCTTCGGCATCGAACTCACCCCGTGGACCGTCAGCAATTCCTACGTCGCCAACCTAGCCGGATAGGAGCCGAGCGCCGATGACCCTGCTGATCATCCGGCATGCCGAGTCAGTGGAGAACGCCGACAAGTACAACGGCTTCTACCAGGATCCCCGCCCTTTCAGCGGAGCGACTGCCCACGGCATCTCGCGCAACCTTGTCGGCCTCACACCGCGGGGCTTCCGCCAGGCCCAGTGGCTGGCGGAAACCATCCCCGCCCTGATGCACGATACGCTGGCCATCTACACGTCCACATACCGTCGTGCGATCGATACCGCTGCCATTGCACTGCCCACCGTCCCCGACGGCTGGCCCCGCCCGACGCCGCTCCTCGACGAACAGCACTACGGCGACGCGACCTACATGACCAAGCGCGAACTGTACGAGACCTACCCCGAGCTGGCCGAGGACCGCCGACGCCGCAAGCACACCTGGATTGCCCCCGGGGGAGGCGAGTCTCTCGTCGATGGTGTCGCCAAGAGGGCCGCTGAGTTCACCGCGCTCGCGCGCACCGCGCTTTCCGTCCCTTGTACCGTCGTCGCCTTCACCCACCAGACCGCCGCCGTGGCGCTTAGAGCCTTGCTCGAAGGTCTGCCCCTGCCCGAAGTCCTCGCCGAGGAGCGCAGAGGCAAGCTCCCCAACGCCGCGATCCTCCGCTACGACCTGCACGATGGCCAC is part of the Phytoactinopolyspora mesophila genome and encodes:
- a CDS encoding PqqD family protein codes for the protein MSKLHPMPDVHQVSTADGTVLLAADRGHFYGLNPAGSVIWTALCEGNTVDQVIRELGTRFDTPPDRIRGDVTDLVAQLCDRGLLAIG
- a CDS encoding lasso peptide biosynthesis B2 protein yields the protein MALEASDRRQLQRRSDQLLAPLCLSLACMILQLRFGRVLALARWTSRRCRRPATVSEAASMTAAVRSAARHRAGRVACLEYSLATVLLAGLHRQSVQWCIGARLMPYGSHAWIELNGCPVGEPEHRDRPYNVLVRI
- a CDS encoding protein-L-isoaspartate O-methyltransferase family protein — encoded protein: MPIYSPTLAEALTLVHEDTYVRREGGDLVAQSSSQQIIADLIDRLDLEAGMRVLEIGTGSGYSTALLAHLAEDTGWVVSIDVVADLVERAGRLLAADGYSNTTILRADGAQGAPEHGPFDRIIVWTTAPHLPTTWTTQVAPDGVIVSPIALAPVSKSGVGTRTRLKGGATPYVDQLFPAGFVEMHGQELDQWLLPPYGVDVVSRDDSGRPCWLSGPWLRSPEHYVQGQRLLQSLITNRESTAGPLGSEESATDFRAWLLATRPGGLTTAALGEPLWQLGYAHSGGAALTDVRSATQTVTNGDTEAAAVLAGWADTWRQLGSPGLADLRTQLIPFYDGWTLEATLDRHASNQGSST
- a CDS encoding phosphotransferase — translated: MSNWEFVKDRTATQGSVWRSSDGLLYKRTGGEDLRREIEFQRLAAGFGFPVAEIVDRGRENGRYFVIERSLGTTSLHDKALADAQRDGRISDHVIGLAATISSRLLRAQATHPLPAASWFEKAAFAADVFRENPDLDTPRVHDAVKRALDRTAALPTVHGHLDYGLPNLLVNGVIDWQHHGSIPLGYDVYPALDIVRFKGGGKGYSVSPAQRTAYMSTLDETTADLIGRPVSEHLGDFMFVKCFFFLALMRPTDSTRPDKHVKWQYRRALFTMGLEQYESSNTIDTDSFPTLAEFADGYR
- a CDS encoding nucleotidyltransferase domain-containing protein, which encodes MQTGTGRPVPAVRDRDYLMDHHGVIFKVIGDSHPSSHYLGYVKYHPDENGDRRLFGRTYRQNSVVSKSFGILAGRPECYVYSDTLGCVITGLPRDDIAVHYSCRHALVAIHENPGTVAERPAGKDLLAITDWIATNDVQGLIGVTGSFLVGCYNERSDIDLVCYGPEGYEAAQELFNHEQLIRPYDGEDLTRLYIRRAKYMEGSSFDSLIKQERRKLQGLTANAGAHINCEPIRADRDKTFSRVSSKEIGEVSLLAEITDHTEGLTTPAVYEISVKTILSSTVDEPDSFARRITHMRSYLGAYTGAFRSGDTVHLSGKLVHTQDGERSGFGIELTPWTVSNSYVANLAG
- a CDS encoding histidine phosphatase family protein, whose product is MTLLIIRHAESVENADKYNGFYQDPRPFSGATAHGISRNLVGLTPRGFRQAQWLAETIPALMHDTLAIYTSTYRRAIDTAAIALPTVPDGWPRPTPLLDEQHYGDATYMTKRELYETYPELAEDRRRRKHTWIAPGGGESLVDGVAKRAAEFTALARTALSVPCTVVAFTHQTAAVALRALLEGLPLPEVLAEERRGKLPNAAILRYDLHDGHFIRYGMTRPPF